Proteins found in one Borreliella valaisiana VS116 genomic segment:
- the rsmH gene encoding 16S rRNA (cytosine(1402)-N(4))-methyltransferase RsmH, translating into MNNNVFHFPVLLDAICKLIEDLPVKSDSIYIDSTLGEGTHAKAILEKYDFLSLIGIERDFQILQRAKQFLLIFEDRITYFNDWFDNFFANYPLNAKANFILVDLGISMFHYKGSKKGFSFLEDEPLDMRLCSSSCSISAAEIVNTFSKYDLEELIYDLSNEHYSRRISKAIVEYRKIKKIQTTKELQSIINKVYPFSKAKINPATKTFQALRIYVNDELTRLKRSLPLWVENLAKDGILAIITFHSIEDRIVKDFFRSLSFDLYAKISKKPIIPSFDEIKKNKPSRSAKLRAVKKL; encoded by the coding sequence ATGAATAATAATGTTTTTCATTTTCCAGTACTTCTTGATGCAATTTGTAAGCTTATAGAAGATTTGCCTGTAAAAAGCGATTCAATATACATTGATTCTACTCTTGGAGAAGGTACTCATGCAAAAGCTATTCTTGAAAAATATGACTTTTTAAGTTTGATTGGAATTGAAAGAGATTTTCAAATTTTACAAAGAGCAAAGCAGTTCCTTCTTATTTTTGAAGATAGAATTACATATTTTAATGATTGGTTTGATAATTTTTTTGCCAATTACCCTTTAAATGCCAAAGCCAATTTTATTTTAGTTGATCTTGGTATTTCTATGTTTCATTACAAGGGCAGTAAAAAAGGATTTTCTTTTCTTGAAGATGAACCTTTAGATATGAGACTTTGTTCTTCTTCTTGCAGCATTAGTGCGGCTGAGATTGTAAACACTTTTAGTAAATATGATCTTGAAGAATTAATTTATGATTTAAGTAATGAACATTATTCTAGAAGAATCTCTAAAGCTATTGTAGAATATCGAAAAATTAAAAAAATACAAACTACAAAAGAGTTACAGTCCATAATAAATAAAGTTTATCCTTTTTCAAAAGCTAAAATAAATCCAGCTACAAAAACTTTTCAAGCGTTAAGAATTTATGTAAATGATGAGCTTACTAGGCTTAAAAGGAGTTTGCCTTTGTGGGTAGAAAATTTAGCTAAAGATGGAATTTTAGCTATTATTACGTTTCATTCAATAGAAGATCGTATTGTAAAAGATTTTTTTAGGAGTTTAAGCTTCGATTTGTATGCTAAGATTTCAAAAAAGCCTATTATTCCAAGTTTCGATGAGATTAAAAAAAATAAACCTTCAAGAAGCGCAAAGCTTAGAGCTGTAAAAAAATTATGA
- a CDS encoding NAD(+)/NADH kinase — MKNKVLLCINTLKSGASLLGNDIKVYLETKYFVEVVLIDVGRPLFSFPKENFLFLVTLGGDGTVLLAVNLLLESKNFDIPIISINMGKVGFLADIKIEDFKKVIDKFFNNSLVINKKFLLHATVYQHGKDLISKYALNDIIIRSSVLNKMIYVDLKVNSESFLSYKSDGIIVSTPTGSTGYSFSAGGPILEADLEGFLLTPISPHSVYNRSFVFSKLSKLSLSFSKEYFIAAASIFLDGINFGSFGVDVVFEFKISSQSLNFVSFCTDTFVKRLKNKLL; from the coding sequence ATGAAGAATAAGGTACTTCTTTGCATTAATACTTTAAAGTCAGGAGCTAGTCTTTTAGGCAATGATATTAAAGTTTATTTAGAAACCAAGTATTTTGTTGAGGTGGTGTTAATAGATGTTGGCAGGCCTTTATTTTCTTTTCCAAAAGAAAATTTTCTTTTTTTGGTAACTTTAGGAGGAGATGGAACAGTTCTTTTGGCTGTTAATTTGCTTCTTGAAAGTAAAAATTTTGATATTCCTATTATTTCAATTAATATGGGCAAGGTAGGGTTTTTGGCAGATATTAAGATCGAAGATTTTAAAAAAGTCATAGATAAATTTTTTAACAATTCTTTAGTTATTAATAAAAAATTTTTGCTTCATGCAACAGTTTATCAGCACGGTAAAGATTTAATTTCTAAATATGCTTTAAATGATATTATTATTCGCTCAAGCGTTCTTAATAAAATGATTTATGTAGATCTTAAGGTTAATTCTGAAAGTTTTTTATCATATAAGAGTGATGGGATAATTGTATCTACTCCAACAGGTTCAACAGGGTATTCTTTCTCAGCAGGAGGTCCTATTTTAGAAGCAGATCTTGAGGGGTTTTTACTTACACCTATTTCTCCCCATTCTGTTTATAATCGTTCTTTTGTGTTTTCTAAATTAAGTAAACTTTCTCTTTCTTTTTCAAAGGAATATTTCATAGCAGCAGCATCAATTTTTTTAGATGGAATTAATTTTGGTTCTTTTGGAGTTGATGTTGTTTTTGAATTTAAAATTTCTTCTCAAAGTTTGAATTTTGTTTCATTTTGCACGGATACTTTTGTTAAGAGATTGAAAAATAAATTATTGTAA
- a CDS encoding cell division protein FtsQ/DivIB: MIFERKFLIKYIYFFTSLIFFEIIIIIFVSPYFLIRYIIINNDISFSKEEIIRISGIKPNTYYHNANVRIYEENLKKDLRIKNVKVDLKFPNKINIKIEKRIPVAVALENVNGNITYYCIASDGVILEKSKYLTYDLPIISGLVLNDNNVGDFLEDRMLNVVRGLDYLKINQKYLYNLISEVNFLKLNFYDYNVILYIKSIYNKILITVDMDLMDVMHKVFLAVDLLKGKPGVIDLRSGDIILLGEG, encoded by the coding sequence ATGATTTTTGAGAGAAAATTTTTAATTAAGTATATATATTTTTTTACGTCTTTAATTTTTTTTGAAATAATAATTATTATTTTTGTGTCTCCTTATTTTTTGATTAGATATATTATTATTAATAATGATATTTCTTTTTCTAAAGAGGAAATAATCAGAATTTCGGGAATTAAACCTAATACATATTATCATAATGCTAATGTTAGAATATATGAGGAGAATCTTAAAAAAGATTTAAGAATAAAGAATGTTAAAGTTGATCTTAAGTTTCCTAACAAAATTAATATTAAAATAGAGAAAAGGATACCTGTTGCTGTTGCTTTAGAAAACGTAAATGGTAATATTACTTATTATTGTATTGCATCAGATGGTGTAATTTTGGAAAAAAGCAAGTATTTAACCTACGATTTACCTATAATTAGCGGATTAGTTTTGAATGACAATAATGTAGGAGATTTTCTAGAGGATAGAATGCTTAATGTTGTAAGAGGCCTTGATTATCTTAAAATAAATCAAAAATATTTGTATAATTTAATATCAGAGGTCAATTTTTTAAAATTGAATTTTTATGATTATAATGTAATTTTGTATATTAAAAGTATATATAATAAAATATTGATAACAGTTGATATGGATTTAATGGATGTAATGCATAAAGTGTTTCTTGCGGTTGATTTGCTTAAAGGAAAACCTGGCGTTATAGATTTAAGAAGTGGTGATATCATTTTGTTAGGAGAAGGTTAG
- the ftsA gene encoding cell division protein FtsA, translating to MSRNLIVGLDVGTSKICTVVAEVNLNDQLEIVGIGTSISRGVRKGVLINIEAALDSISNSIEAAELISGCDITSLSVSMSGSSVEGTNSRGVVAINSKTREINEEDVERVIEAAKAIVIPMDREILHVIPQEFIVDGIPHIKNPIDMMGIRLEGEVHIITGSSSSSQNLVRCVNRAGFAVDEVVLGSLASSYATLSKEEREMGVLFIDMGKGTTDIILYIDGSPYYTGVIPIGVNRVTLDIAQVWKVPEDVAENIKITAGIAHPSILESQMETVIIPNLGTRPPQEKSRKELSVIINSRLREIFEMMRAEILKRGLYNKINGGIVLTGGGALFPGISNLIEEVFNYPARIGLPMSINGIGEEHIDPKFSSALGLVLYKHEQQKFNKLKKVSSKVKRKNKISSKLKGWFLKEWF from the coding sequence GTGTCTAGGAATTTGATAGTAGGTTTGGATGTTGGAACTTCAAAAATTTGTACGGTTGTTGCTGAGGTAAATTTAAATGATCAATTAGAAATAGTTGGAATAGGCACTAGTATATCAAGGGGAGTTAGGAAGGGAGTTTTAATAAATATTGAAGCGGCTCTTGATTCAATATCTAATTCTATTGAGGCTGCAGAGCTCATCTCAGGATGTGATATTACATCTCTTTCGGTTTCTATGTCTGGAAGTAGTGTTGAAGGAACTAATTCACGTGGTGTTGTTGCAATAAATTCAAAAACAAGAGAGATTAACGAAGAAGATGTTGAAAGGGTGATTGAAGCAGCAAAAGCAATTGTAATTCCAATGGATAGAGAAATTCTTCATGTTATTCCTCAAGAATTTATTGTGGATGGAATACCTCATATAAAAAATCCAATAGACATGATGGGTATTCGTCTTGAAGGGGAGGTGCACATTATTACGGGGTCTAGCTCTTCTAGTCAGAATTTAGTCAGATGTGTAAATCGAGCTGGATTTGCCGTTGATGAGGTTGTTCTTGGAAGCTTAGCTTCATCTTACGCAACTCTTTCTAAAGAAGAGCGTGAGATGGGTGTTTTGTTTATTGATATGGGTAAAGGGACAACGGATATTATTCTTTATATTGACGGCTCCCCTTATTATACGGGAGTGATTCCTATTGGTGTTAATAGGGTGACTCTTGACATTGCGCAGGTTTGGAAGGTTCCTGAGGATGTTGCTGAAAATATTAAAATAACAGCTGGAATTGCTCACCCATCTATTCTTGAGAGTCAAATGGAAACTGTAATTATTCCAAATCTTGGAACTCGACCCCCTCAAGAGAAAAGTAGAAAAGAGTTGTCTGTAATAATTAATTCAAGGCTGAGAGAAATTTTTGAAATGATGCGCGCGGAAATACTTAAACGGGGACTTTATAATAAAATTAATGGTGGGATAGTTTTAACAGGTGGAGGGGCTTTATTCCCAGGTATTTCTAATTTAATAGAAGAAGTATTTAATTATCCCGCAAGAATAGGTTTGCCAATGAGTATTAATGGAATTGGAGAAGAGCATATAGATCCCAAGTTTTCTTCAGCTCTTGGTCTTGTTCTTTATAAGCACGAGCAACAAAAATTCAATAAATTAAAGAAGGTAAGCAGTAAAGTTAAAAGAAAAAATAAAATATCTTCAAAGTTGAAAGGTTGGTTTTTGAAAGAATGGTTTTGA
- the mraY gene encoding phospho-N-acetylmuramoyl-pentapeptide-transferase, protein MFYLLGLRLLKYITFRMAYATIFAFLLSLIVGPYIILRLKKLRADQILREDGPKRHLSEKTGIPTMGGILIFFSVFISLVFWSNILNVYFLIMVFVMLGFAFLGFIDDFLKIKKKTSDGLKARFKVYGQMIFSFISVGILYYFGGEHVSIIYFPFIKSFQIDLGVFYIPFGMFILISASNSFNLTDGLDGLAIGLSIVITGALIIIAYLTSRADFAAYLHIPNIKGSEELVIFLGALLGGSFGFLWFNAYPAKIMMGDTGSLALGAILGMAALILKSEILFSILAGVFIIETMSVIIQVMVYKKTKKRVFKMAPLHHHFEELGWSEMQVVIRFWIIGLIFAIIALSTIKIR, encoded by the coding sequence ATGTTTTACCTTTTAGGTTTGCGGTTGCTCAAATATATTACCTTTAGAATGGCTTATGCTACAATTTTTGCATTTTTGCTTTCCTTAATTGTAGGCCCCTATATTATTTTAAGGTTAAAAAAATTAAGAGCTGATCAGATTTTAAGAGAAGATGGTCCTAAAAGGCATTTAAGTGAAAAAACAGGAATTCCTACTATGGGGGGCATTCTTATTTTTTTTTCTGTTTTTATCTCTTTAGTGTTTTGGAGCAACATTCTAAATGTTTATTTTTTGATTATGGTTTTTGTTATGCTTGGATTTGCTTTTTTGGGATTTATAGATGATTTTTTGAAAATCAAAAAGAAAACTTCAGATGGACTTAAAGCTCGATTTAAGGTTTATGGGCAAATGATATTTTCTTTTATTTCTGTTGGCATTCTGTATTATTTTGGGGGTGAGCATGTTAGTATAATCTATTTCCCTTTTATTAAATCTTTTCAAATAGATTTGGGTGTATTTTACATTCCTTTTGGCATGTTTATTTTAATTTCTGCTTCTAATTCTTTTAATTTAACAGATGGGCTTGATGGGCTTGCAATTGGATTAAGTATAGTTATAACAGGAGCTTTAATAATAATCGCCTATCTTACAAGCAGGGCTGATTTTGCAGCTTATTTACATATTCCAAATATTAAAGGCTCTGAAGAGCTTGTAATATTTCTTGGAGCTTTGCTTGGGGGTAGTTTTGGATTTTTATGGTTTAATGCCTATCCTGCTAAAATTATGATGGGAGATACGGGTAGTCTGGCTCTGGGCGCCATTCTTGGAATGGCAGCTTTGATTTTAAAAAGTGAAATACTATTTTCAATTCTTGCGGGTGTTTTTATTATTGAAACTATGTCTGTAATTATTCAAGTCATGGTTTACAAAAAGACTAAAAAAAGAGTATTTAAAATGGCCCCCCTTCACCATCATTTTGAAGAACTTGGGTGGTCTGAGATGCAAGTTGTTATTAGATTTTGGATAATAGGATTAATATTTGCTATAATTGCTTTAAGTACGATAAAAATCAGATAA
- a CDS encoding UDP-N-acetylmuramoyl-tripeptide--D-alanyl-D-alanine ligase produces the protein MRIKIKDILISSKDVKFVGNIKNIEKIVSFYSLDSREIKNDNINVSLYFAYKGNKVDGFSFVKYLIDLGVKCFVCSRDHESECIEYLNDNEELVFLLTSNVIKLLQTLASCLIERTSFKRIAITGSNGKTTTKEMLYSILSKKYKTYKTWGNLNSDIGLPLSILRVEGNEEYAVFEVGVSYVGEMDLLSQILKPEIVIITNISYAHMQAFKELQVIAFEKSKIIGRNIEIFVLNEMNDYCVYLEKKAKIENPNVKIVYFDFENLNIKSFSFLEGKIFYDFIYKGFEYSILLLGRHNIFNAIGCINLALFLGMGEKEIREGLIETAFQKGRAEIFTQNGYLILNDSYNGNMGSFMALKDIILDLNIQNKKFIILGSFKELGEFEYKTHKDLIQEAISMNFDKIFLIGEEFLAVRDSENLVEKCLYYFSEFDKFIDFFLKSLEPSVFIVIKGSRFNRLERILNYI, from the coding sequence GTGCGTATAAAGATTAAAGATATTTTAATCTCTTCTAAAGATGTGAAGTTTGTAGGGAATATAAAAAATATTGAAAAGATAGTATCGTTTTACTCTTTAGATAGTAGAGAAATAAAGAATGATAATATCAATGTTAGTCTTTATTTTGCATATAAGGGAAATAAAGTAGATGGATTTTCTTTTGTTAAGTATTTAATTGATTTGGGTGTTAAATGTTTTGTATGTTCAAGAGATCATGAATCTGAGTGTATTGAATATTTGAATGATAATGAAGAATTAGTATTTTTGCTTACAAGCAATGTAATAAAACTTCTTCAAACTTTAGCATCGTGTTTGATTGAAAGAACAAGCTTTAAAAGAATTGCTATTACAGGCAGTAATGGCAAAACTACAACCAAAGAGATGCTTTATAGTATACTTTCGAAGAAATATAAAACTTACAAAACTTGGGGTAATTTAAATTCTGACATTGGGCTTCCTCTTAGTATTTTAAGGGTAGAAGGTAATGAGGAATATGCTGTTTTTGAAGTTGGAGTTAGTTATGTTGGAGAAATGGATCTTTTATCCCAAATTTTAAAACCGGAAATTGTTATTATTACGAATATAAGCTACGCACATATGCAAGCTTTCAAGGAGCTACAAGTTATTGCTTTTGAAAAGAGCAAAATAATTGGTAGAAACATTGAAATTTTTGTTTTAAATGAAATGAATGATTATTGTGTTTATCTTGAAAAAAAAGCAAAAATCGAAAATCCAAATGTTAAAATTGTTTATTTTGATTTTGAAAATCTTAATATTAAATCATTTTCTTTTCTGGAAGGAAAAATTTTTTATGATTTTATTTACAAAGGGTTTGAATACTCTATTTTATTGCTAGGCAGGCATAATATTTTTAATGCAATAGGGTGTATTAATTTGGCTTTATTTTTAGGAATGGGAGAAAAAGAAATAAGAGAAGGTTTAATTGAAACTGCTTTTCAAAAGGGTAGGGCAGAAATTTTTACACAAAATGGATATTTAATTTTAAATGATTCTTATAATGGGAATATGGGTTCTTTTATGGCCTTAAAAGATATAATTTTGGATCTTAATATCCAAAATAAAAAATTTATAATTCTTGGATCTTTTAAAGAGCTTGGAGAATTTGAATACAAAACTCATAAAGATTTAATTCAAGAAGCTATTTCAATGAATTTTGATAAAATTTTTCTAATTGGTGAAGAATTTTTAGCTGTTAGGGATTCTGAAAATTTAGTTGAAAAGTGTTTATATTATTTTAGTGAGTTTGATAAATTTATTGATTTTTTTTTAAAAAGCTTAGAACCTTCAGTTTTTATTGTAATTAAGGGCTCAAGGTTCAACAGGTTGGAGAGAATTTTAAATTATATTTAG
- the ftsZ gene encoding cell division protein FtsZ — protein sequence MKDYNMIDSNTRRFDSTTNPTILKVIGAGGGGSNAVNRMIEYGVRDVEFIVANTDLQALQTSIAPIKIALGAKVTAGLGAGGKPEIGQAAAEEDIDVIRNHLSGADMVFITAGMGGGTGTGAAPVIAQVAKELGILTVGVVTKPFKFEGPKKLRLAEQGINNLRKSVDTLIIIPNQKLLTVVDKRTTIKDAFKRADDVLRMGVQGIAGLIIEHGEVNIDFADVKSIMQGQGDALMGIGYGKGENRAVDAATSAISNPLLEEVRIEGSKGLLVNVTGGDDFSLLELEEIMGIITVSVDDEATVIYGHAINSNLEDEIYVTVVATGFASKRQKEISNVPENNTLSSKEFDTLMSGNQNIPSGSYEHQDSSFATKSKNVNYFDDDIDVPTFLRNLNKKSSDD from the coding sequence ATGAAAGATTATAATATGATTGATAGCAACACAAGAAGATTTGATTCTACTACAAATCCTACAATTCTTAAAGTGATTGGTGCAGGAGGAGGAGGCAGTAATGCTGTTAATCGTATGATTGAATATGGAGTAAGAGATGTTGAATTTATTGTAGCCAATACTGATCTTCAGGCTCTCCAAACCTCTATTGCTCCCATAAAAATTGCTCTTGGGGCAAAAGTTACAGCAGGACTTGGTGCTGGAGGAAAGCCCGAGATTGGACAAGCTGCAGCGGAGGAAGACATAGATGTTATACGTAATCATCTTTCCGGTGCTGATATGGTGTTTATTACTGCTGGTATGGGGGGTGGAACAGGAACCGGAGCCGCTCCGGTTATTGCGCAAGTCGCAAAAGAGCTTGGTATTTTAACAGTTGGAGTTGTAACAAAGCCTTTTAAGTTTGAAGGTCCTAAGAAGCTGAGACTTGCTGAGCAAGGAATAAATAACCTAAGGAAGTCCGTAGATACATTAATTATTATTCCAAATCAAAAGCTTTTAACTGTTGTTGACAAAAGGACTACCATTAAAGATGCTTTTAAGCGTGCAGATGATGTTTTGAGAATGGGTGTTCAAGGTATTGCGGGACTTATTATTGAGCATGGAGAGGTTAATATTGATTTTGCTGATGTTAAAAGTATTATGCAAGGCCAAGGCGATGCTTTAATGGGGATCGGGTATGGTAAGGGTGAGAACAGAGCTGTTGATGCTGCAACTTCTGCAATTAGCAATCCACTACTTGAAGAAGTTCGTATTGAAGGGTCTAAGGGGCTTCTTGTTAATGTTACTGGTGGAGATGATTTTTCATTGCTTGAACTTGAAGAGATTATGGGAATAATTACTGTTAGTGTTGATGATGAGGCTACTGTAATATATGGTCATGCCATTAATTCAAATCTTGAAGATGAAATTTATGTTACTGTTGTTGCTACAGGTTTTGCATCTAAGAGACAAAAAGAAATATCAAATGTGCCAGAAAATAATACTTTAAGCTCTAAAGAGTTTGATACTTTAATGTCAGGCAATCAAAATATTCCTTCTGGATCTTATGAGCATCAAGATTCTTCTTTTGCAACAAAGTCCAAAAATGTTAATTATTTTGATGATGATATTGATGTTCCAACATTTCTTAGAAATTTAAATAAAAAAAGTAGCGATGATTAG
- a CDS encoding tetratricopeptide repeat protein, which yields MKILSLIILINLFLSCGSESKEKLNLGLRLRELEILGGGSESKIEVYKEFIEKEDKNILKIVNSIDKKARFFNLIGLELFKLGQYGPAIEYFAKNLEINSNNYLSHFYIGVASYNLAKNLRVKDEVEKYITLAENSFLKSLSIRDDFKESLFAISNMYVYDLDKQFEAKNYLNKLEDMGENYFEFFMLRGANYYSLGDLGNAILFYEKASKNASTEEQKEGVSRIMSNLK from the coding sequence ATGAAAATTTTGTCGTTAATAATACTTATTAATTTATTTTTATCTTGTGGTAGCGAATCTAAAGAAAAATTGAATCTTGGGCTTAGATTAAGAGAATTGGAAATTTTAGGCGGCGGATCTGAATCTAAGATTGAAGTCTATAAAGAATTTATTGAAAAAGAAGATAAAAATATTTTAAAGATAGTTAATTCTATTGATAAGAAAGCTAGATTTTTCAATTTGATTGGTCTTGAATTGTTTAAGCTTGGTCAGTATGGACCTGCTATTGAGTATTTTGCTAAAAATTTAGAAATCAACTCTAATAATTATTTATCTCATTTTTACATAGGTGTTGCTTCTTATAATTTAGCTAAAAATTTAAGAGTAAAAGATGAAGTTGAAAAATACATAACTCTTGCTGAAAATTCTTTTTTAAAATCACTTTCAATCAGAGATGATTTTAAAGAATCTCTTTTTGCTATTTCTAATATGTATGTATATGATCTTGACAAACAATTTGAGGCTAAAAATTATTTAAACAAACTTGAAGATATGGGCGAGAATTATTTTGAGTTTTTCATGTTAAGAGGTGCAAATTATTATTCGCTAGGTGATCTTGGTAATGCTATATTGTTTTATGAGAAAGCTAGTAAAAATGCTTCAACTGAAGAGCAAAAAGAAGGTGTTTCTAGGATCATGAGTAATTTGAAGTAA
- a CDS encoding chemotaxis protein CheW, with protein MLKKEISKERKSQLQVAGFKIGKESYGVSIEHIREIIKVPSEGVYAIPNVPEYIIGIYNLRGSIIPLVNLNIKFGVPSISTTEEDMLLTGYLIVKIKNKLLGIFVDRVLKVISFDDSRIQEPPATLQTLDRKYISGVVKLDETDNLESEYLVLIDITKIFDKCEFDDIPYKDQYEE; from the coding sequence ATGTTGAAAAAAGAAATATCTAAAGAGAGGAAGTCACAGCTTCAAGTTGCGGGTTTTAAAATAGGCAAAGAAAGTTATGGGGTGTCAATAGAGCACATTAGAGAAATTATTAAAGTTCCATCAGAAGGAGTTTATGCTATACCAAATGTTCCTGAATATATTATAGGTATTTATAATCTTAGAGGCAGTATTATTCCTTTGGTTAATTTAAATATTAAATTTGGAGTTCCTTCTATTTCAACAACAGAAGAAGATATGCTTTTGACAGGATATCTAATAGTTAAGATTAAAAATAAACTTTTGGGCATTTTTGTTGATAGGGTTCTTAAAGTTATTAGCTTTGATGATTCTAGAATCCAAGAACCTCCTGCTACTTTGCAAACTTTAGATAGAAAATATATATCCGGAGTTGTAAAGCTTGATGAGACTGATAATCTTGAGAGTGAATATTTAGTATTAATTGATATTACAAAAATTTTTGATAAATGTGAATTTGACGATATTCCTTATAAAGATCAATATGAAGAATAA
- the ftsW gene encoding putative lipid II flippase FtsW — MFVEINSLRICYLLVLLLLVAYGLVVFYTSSFFLSLELTGNPNFLFFTRLNYLFLSFIVFLVFERISLNFLKKSIFPVLIITLFLILATFLAPSISGAKRWIFFQGISIQPSEIFKISFTVYLSSYLSKFDLRKNNGVSYWLKPMFIFAIFWVLIILQNDYSTAIYFAILFFIVLFVSNMAFSYVFAIVITFLPVSAIFLMLEPYRVSRIFAFLNPYDDPSGKGYQIIASLNALKSGGIFGKGLGMGEVKLGKLPEANSDFIFSVLGEELGFLGVLFAISLFFLFFYFGYFIAIHSDSRFKFFLAFISSLAIFLQSIMNILIAIGLLPPTGINLPFFSSGGSSIIVTMALSGLISNVAKNLSNN; from the coding sequence ATGTTTGTAGAGATAAATTCACTTAGGATATGTTATTTACTTGTTTTGCTACTGTTAGTAGCCTATGGCCTTGTAGTTTTTTATACCTCTTCCTTTTTTCTAAGTTTAGAGTTGACAGGTAATCCAAATTTTTTATTTTTTACAAGACTTAATTATCTTTTTTTGAGTTTTATAGTTTTCCTAGTTTTTGAGAGAATTTCTTTAAATTTTTTAAAAAAATCAATATTTCCTGTATTGATTATAACTCTTTTTTTAATTCTGGCAACTTTTTTAGCCCCAAGCATTTCTGGAGCAAAAAGATGGATATTCTTTCAAGGTATTAGTATTCAACCTTCTGAGATTTTTAAAATATCTTTTACTGTTTATCTTTCATCTTATTTGAGTAAGTTTGATCTAAGAAAAAACAATGGTGTTTCATATTGGTTAAAACCAATGTTTATTTTTGCAATTTTTTGGGTGTTAATAATTTTGCAAAATGATTATTCAACAGCTATTTATTTTGCTATTCTTTTTTTTATTGTTTTGTTTGTTTCTAATATGGCATTTAGTTATGTTTTTGCTATTGTGATTACTTTTTTGCCAGTTTCTGCTATATTTTTGATGCTTGAACCTTATAGAGTTTCTAGAATTTTTGCCTTTCTCAATCCTTACGACGATCCTTCTGGCAAAGGTTACCAAATAATAGCATCTCTTAATGCTTTAAAAAGTGGGGGAATTTTTGGCAAAGGTTTGGGAATGGGAGAGGTAAAACTTGGAAAACTGCCAGAGGCTAATTCTGATTTTATTTTTTCAGTTCTTGGAGAGGAATTGGGATTTTTAGGTGTTTTGTTTGCTATAAGCTTATTTTTTTTGTTTTTTTACTTTGGTTATTTTATAGCTATTCATTCTGATAGTAGGTTTAAATTTTTTCTTGCATTTATTTCAAGTCTTGCAATTTTTCTTCAAAGTATAATGAATATTTTAATTGCAATTGGGCTTTTGCCTCCCACCGGGATAAATTTGCCGTTTTTTTCATCTGGAGGATCTTCTATTATTGTTACCATGGCGCTTTCTGGTCTTATTTCAAATGTTGCAAAAAACTTAAGTAATAATTGA
- a CDS encoding SAM-dependent methyltransferase, protein MYCLDDEYSQKAKREGYLARSVYKLIEINEKFSLFSSGNVLDIGAAPGSFSQYAYKKLKKGILVSVDINDIGLKYVNNFYFVKGDIFLEDTVSKINMFGPYSLVISDVAPRTTGNRLVDTSNSFNLSMRIIDLSLEVLLKKGNLLIKVFQGGDEMQIFKRFEKYFKFVKKIRPKAVRKNSFEIYFLGKSFGK, encoded by the coding sequence GTGTATTGCCTGGATGATGAGTATTCTCAAAAAGCTAAAAGAGAAGGGTATTTGGCAAGGTCTGTGTATAAATTGATAGAAATCAATGAAAAATTTTCTTTATTTTCTTCTGGTAATGTTTTAGATATTGGTGCAGCACCTGGTAGTTTTTCCCAATATGCTTATAAAAAGCTTAAAAAAGGCATTTTAGTATCTGTTGATATTAATGACATTGGTCTTAAATATGTTAATAATTTTTATTTTGTAAAGGGAGATATATTTTTAGAGGATACGGTTTCTAAAATTAATATGTTTGGGCCTTATAGTCTTGTAATTAGCGATGTAGCTCCTAGAACTACTGGAAATAGACTTGTAGATACCAGTAATTCTTTTAATTTAAGTATGAGAATAATAGATTTATCGCTTGAAGTTTTACTTAAAAAAGGAAATTTGCTTATTAAGGTTTTTCAGGGGGGAGATGAGATGCAAATTTTTAAAAGGTTTGAAAAATATTTTAAATTTGTAAAAAAAATTAGGCCCAAAGCTGTAAGGAAAAATTCTTTTGAAATTTATTTTTTAGGTAAAAGTTTTGGCAAGTAG